The Candidatus Nanosynbacter sp. HMT-352 genomic interval GTCATCCGCGATTGGGGTCCCGGCGAGACGTCAAGCCTAGTCACGTCTATCGAAGTAGCATCCGAAGACGTTAACGATGAAGTTTGCACATGGGTAGAAGCTCTTGTTAAAAATTCAGTGATTAGTATGCCTACTATCGTTTGCAACGACAATGATAATCCTATCTCTCCGTACATCTACAAGGCAAATAGCCAAACTATTTATGAAATCATGTTTCACGCGGTTTGGGGTCTGGATTCACTTGAACGCGAATCAAAAGAATCGTACGTTATCGTGGACCACCTTATTCACAAATGGATTTGTGCGCCACATGGCTACAAAATAACACAGTCGCAGAATGAATTCGATGAAACATATTTGCCACATTTACAAAAATACTTCAAAATTGATAGTATTCCATGGCCGACAAAAGCTATTTACGAACTAAAAAAGGACATCATAAATAACACACTAGCAAACTTTATAGCACAACTACCACAATGAATTACAACGATAAGCACTACAAACTAACCATCAAATCAGCGCTTTTAGGAGTCGGCAGAATGCTTGGTTTACCGAAATATTTCCTAATAACAATTGTCGCGACCGTCGCCTTCGCCGTGATAATTTATTTCGCAATCAATGCCAATTTTTACGGACCACTAATGATGTCGCGTTTACCAATCCTCGATAAAATCACGCTACTCGGCTCAATGATTATAGATATCTTCAAACAAAGTTTCACTTCACCAAATGGCGCGCTGCTTATGATAGTATCAATTCTTCAAGGTGTATCGATCGCCGCTGTAATTTTTACAGCAAAGAATAATCGCGACAATGAAAAAACTATATCTCGACAAGTCGGATTAAGCGGAATCGCATCAATTGCCGCAACAATTGGACTCGGCTGCGTCCCCTGCGGAACATCACTAATTTTACCAATTGTAACCCTATTTTTCTCAGGAGCTGCTGCCGCCACCGCCGCAAATATCACCAGCACAATAGTCCTTTTATTAGCTTTACTGCTTAGTTTATTCTCGATATATAAATCAGGTCAAATTATTTTTATGTACACAGAATTATCTAAACAGGAGAAAATATGAATCGACAAAAATCATCAGGTATAGCACTTATTTGGGTTCTTTCGGGAATTGTAATCGTGGGAATTGTAGCTTTGTTTATTTATGGAATTGTTAATCGCCCGCCGAATCGTCACATTGGCGATAATAAACCGTGGAATGAAAAAATGTCACAAGGATCCGCTGACGCGAAAAACGTATTCATTGATTATACTGACTATTTTTGTTCATTTTGCTCCGAGGTCGAAGCCGCAACCAGCACAGAATTCTTCAAAAATGACTATATTAAATCCGGAAAAGTTCGTTATGAGCATCGCGTAGTAACACTATTAAAAGAGATGACCAACAATACCGAAACTGGTGCTCACGCTGCGTTTTGTGCTGCCGATCAGGATAAATATTGGCAGTACACCCACGATATCGTCCCGCGCATTAAGAGCGACTATTTCGATAAAGGAATCGGCGTAAAAAACGTTGCTGTGCCGAAAAAAATCCCTGCTCTTCCACTGGAATATTTCCTAACTTCCGCTAAAAATGTCGGCATGAATGAATCGCAATTTTCCGATTGTATGACCAAAAAACCGCACCAAAAAGAAATTGATAGCAACACGCAAAAAGCCTTGTCACTTGGCGTGAATGGCTTGCCATATATGGTTATTAACGACTATCAAACCAGCGGATTCATCGGTGGAGAAAACGGATTAAGAAGCATTCTTAAGGCTGGCGGCATAGAATAATTATTTGATTTATCGCGCGGAATTAAACAACTCCCATTGTCAAAAATATCAAGTATCCGCCTATAGTGAGCATGACGTTTTTCTATTTATTTCACTATCCTTGGATAGTTATTCCCACCTAAATAGCTTAATGGCTAAGAAATAGACAGCAAAAGTCCAAGCCGCGATAATTCCAAATTGTGGTAAGACTTCCATAAAACTTGCGTGCTCAGTCATAATTAGCCGAAAACCATCCGTGATTGGAGTTATGGGAACAAATTGAGCAACGCTTCGCAACCATTCTGGAAATAGATAAAGTGGGATAAATGTGCCAGACAGAAACATCATTGGAAAAGAAATCAAATTGCTTAATGCGGAAGACTGATCTTCGTTTTTCGACCAGCCAGCAATCAATAGCCCTATTCCCACCATCATGAATGCTGATAATACAGATATAGCCACAAACAGTGCCCAATCGCCTCGCATATTAAAGTGAAATATCAAAGTGCCAGCAACAACCATCATGATCAAGCTAAGCAAGGAAATAATCGTATAGTGAATTGCTGTAGAGATAATCAACTGACCAGAAGTAAACGGCGCTGCACGTAAGCGTCGGTACGAGCCACGCTTCTTTTCAGCCGGCATTTGATTAGCTAGGCCAAAAATACCCATACTTATCAAGCTGAAAGTTAATAGCCCCGTAAATATGTAATCAAACGATTTTAATTGCTCATCACCAATCGCTTTACCAACAGCTTTAAGCGGAGCTTCAGGTTGGCCCATCTGATTATTGATGTTATTGGTAATTTGATTCATCACTGCTACCAACGCGCCGCCTGTTTGTTCAGAACCCTTAGAGTAAATAACATTCACAGTGCCTGTTGGAATAGGATGATTGCCATTATTTTTTATCGCACCAAAATCACTTGGAAGCTCAATAATACCATTAAGCTCCGACCGCTTCATTTTTTCGCGCGCGTCATTCATATCTTTAACGTCCTTAATTTTGAGAATCGAATCCTTCGAATTTTCTTTGGCGTTTTTAACGAAACTTTTAGCAAATTCCGTCTGTGAATTATTGATGATTGCAATATCAAAACTGGTAGAATTATTGCTAAAAACTGACCCGAACACTAATAGAAAAATCAGTGGAAAAAGAAAGGTAAAAAATAACGCCATTTTATCTCGAACGAAACGCTTTTGCTGAGCGCGAACTTGCCCGAATATTCCAATCCAATATTTTTTCATGTTAATCCCGAATTGCCTTTCCTGTTAAATCAATAAACACGTCTTCCAAGTTGGCCTGCTCGACAACTTGTTCCTTCTTAAAACCGCGCGCCAATAATTGCTGGATGAGATTATGCGGCGTATCAATTGTGATAATCTTACCGCTATCCATAATTGCCAGACGATCACACAATAATTCCGCCTCGTCCATATAATGCGTCGTCAAGAGAATCGTAATTCCCTCGTCGCGAATTTCCTTAATCAAGTCCCATAAATTTCTACGCGCCTGCGGATCAAGCCCCGTGGTCGGCTCGTCCAGAAACAACACTTTTGGATTATTAACCAATGTCGAAGCAATCGCAAAACGCTGTTTTTGACCACCAGAAAGCTGCTCGACGTAATTCTTAGCCTTTTCTGTCAACTGAACCTTAGCAAGCAGCGCCTCAGTATCAACTGTTCGACCATATAAACTACCAAACATTTTCAATTGTTCACGCAAAGTCAGTTTATCATAAAAAGCCGTCGACTGAAGCTGAATACCAATTATATTCTTAATATCCTTAGGTTTCTTAGCGACATCTATGCCGTCAATTGTAGCCACGCCGCCATCAATTGGTCTGAGCGCTTCCAGCATTTCCAACGTTGTTGTTTTGCCCGCGCCGTTAGGACCAAGAATCCCAAATATCTCGCCCTTTTTAACTTCAAACGACACGCCGTCGACCACGTTATCTCCATCATAAGTTTTAACGAGTTTATCGACTTTTATAATTGGCTCAAGTTCCACTTCGTAAATTCCTCTCTGTTGTAATTTTGATCAAGCTAGTCTCTACTTATTATCAATAATAACAAAACCAAAGTACTAGTGCTATACTTATAGTATGCGCATTCAGAGAAAAAAAGCAAAACCAAAATCGAAAAAGCTATTTATTATCATACCGTTTTTGATATTGCTATTTTTGGCAGGGCTATTTGGGATATATTTCCTCAATCAATCACACTCGCGACAAACGACTGCGCCATCTGACGAAAAGTATTATTTTGCTGATTCGAAATATTCTGGCATTCGCTCAAAGTTCGTCACCAGAGATAACAAACGGGAAAAAGTTTCAATTGAATATCCGATCACGGAAAACGAAAAGATTAATCGCTTAATTAGCGAGTCGATTGATAAAATTGATCGCGATTTTCAAAATACGGTTTTACTGGCGACAGTATTTGACAAGCCAATGACCGAAACGATTAGCTATCAAGTCACATACAACACTTCAGAAGCACTGTCGATTGTCGTCAATATTAAGCAGGATATGAACGGCGCACATCCAGCATCAGTGACGCAATTTTGGACTTTCGACAAAAAATCTGGCGAAGTCGTCAGCTTGACTGATTTTACTGAACAATCTGATGAAGCCGCCGAAGCAATCATATCCGCTGCCAAAAATAGCATTTCTCAGACCATCAAACAGCGCCAACAGCCAGAAATTGACCTGAACGAAATCATAAATAAAGAAGCTTTGTCTAACTTTATCATCACCAACGACGGCAATGCACTGGCTTGGCCGCTTGGTCAGGCGTCGCTACTACCATCATCTTACGGCGAATTGACAATTACCGTGCCAATTTCCTCCGTCTCTAAATATCTACAAAACCCAACGGCGAGAAAATTCGCTAACATCCCCAAACCTGCAGAAAAACCAAAACCAGCACCTGCAGCTCCAACACCTATCGTCGCAAATAAAACAATTGCTCTAACTTTTGACGACGGACCTGGACCATACACTGAAAAATTATTGGACATATTAGATAAGTACGACGCCAAGGCGACATTTTTCCTAATTGGAAGCAAAGTTTCAGCACGCGCCAACACGTTACGTCGTATGCAGTCGCGCGGGCATCAATTAGGCAACCACTCTTGGTCGCATCCAGAGTTAAATAAGATTTCAACAGAGCAACTATCTAGCGAAATTGACCAAACAAATAATGCCATAAAACAAGCAGTCGGCATCAAGCCAAATATCATACGTCCGCCATATGGCGCGTTTAATCGGACAGTTTTGGAGCAGTTCCGTCAACGTGGAATGTCGTCTATTCTATGGTCTGTCGATACACGCGACTGGGCTGATCGTAATAGTGAGATAGTCTGTTCAAGGGCTGTCGCTGGCGCTCACAACGGAGCTGTGATTTTAATGCACGATATTCATCAGACATCCGTAAATGCCGTTCCTTGCATTCTTGACTCACTCAAACAACAAGGCTATTCATTCGTAACGGTACAAAATTTAATCGGCAATATGACACCGGGCTCCGTTTATCCGTAAACTTAATCAATCTCAAATATCTTATACTTTGAAGTTGCACCGCGCACTAATTTAACTTTAGACAACGCAACCTTAAAATGTTTTGCCAATAATTTAATAGCCGCCGCGTTGGCTCGACCTTCAATTGCTGGAGCTTTGACATAAACCGTCAATGTGTCATTGTCATTTTTCACAACTTCCTCACGATGGCGAGAGTTTGGTTTAATGTGTACGGAGATTTTCATAAAACCTTAAAAATCTATTACTTCCAATTCCCGTGGCAAAATTTCTCGCACTTCCGCCGTTCCCGCAACTAATTGATAATCCTGAAGTTTCAGCGGTAAATCATCTTCAATAAATTTATAATTGACCTGATGTTTATCATTAAAATAATTAAGCAATTCCGCATTCAAGAAATGATCACGCGGTGCACTTACTGAGCCATCTCTATTAAAAACCAAAGCTATTGATACGCCAGAAGTCGTCCCATTCTCATCCTTGGCATAATTCGCAGTCACTAAATGAACTGTCGGCTCAAATTCCAAAGCCAATTTACTAGAATTATCCACTTGCTCCTGACTAAGACGCGCTAATTGTCGATTTATTTCATCTACCAAATCGGCAGTGCTCATCTCGCCGTTAGATTCTCGGCAATATTCACAATCGTTCAACGACTTAACATACTCCAACAACAACTGCATATCAACCTCAGCGTCTTTAACGTTATGTCGAGTCAACTGATCAACCATTTCCTCTAGCGACTTCAACAAACCATAATCTTTGGCTTTTTCAGCGGCGTCGCCAATGCGAATAATGGCACGAGCGACATTAATAGTATTTTCTTTATCATTCATACGCTTATTATATATCTACTTGCACAATCCTTCTTGTTTCTTGAAGACAATTCTAACCGCCAACGAACCAACTAATGCTATCAGCCCAGAAAGTACGCTAGAATTATAGCTGACGTTCGAAGTCTTATCATCTTCCGGATTCAATGGGCTATCGTCAGCCCAAATCCCTGAATAAACGCCGGATATATTTGTATTATTGGTGTCA includes:
- a CDS encoding class I SAM-dependent methyltransferase, giving the protein MDQIRSEHLENHTNKTYQERMNQTAPSKFGAIEKHLGENVKLLDFGSGFSPEFIKQVTQTGTHYVAYDVSQIVQSQLQKNNIDFITKEQLENAEDEFDIIYMSSVFHELMSYLSRPERTKTLAMLDRALKPDGTIVIRDWGPGETSSLVTSIEVASEDVNDEVCTWVEALVKNSVISMPTIVCNDNDNPISPYIYKANSQTIYEIMFHAVWGLDSLERESKESYVIVDHLIHKWICAPHGYKITQSQNEFDETYLPHLQKYFKIDSIPWPTKAIYELKKDIINNTLANFIAQLPQ
- a CDS encoding DsbA family protein; this translates as MNRQKSSGIALIWVLSGIVIVGIVALFIYGIVNRPPNRHIGDNKPWNEKMSQGSADAKNVFIDYTDYFCSFCSEVEAATSTEFFKNDYIKSGKVRYEHRVVTLLKEMTNNTETGAHAAFCAADQDKYWQYTHDIVPRIKSDYFDKGIGVKNVAVPKKIPALPLEYFLTSAKNVGMNESQFSDCMTKKPHQKEIDSNTQKALSLGVNGLPYMVINDYQTSGFIGGENGLRSILKAGGIE
- a CDS encoding ABC transporter permease; the encoded protein is MKKYWIGIFGQVRAQQKRFVRDKMALFFTFLFPLIFLLVFGSVFSNNSTSFDIAIINNSQTEFAKSFVKNAKENSKDSILKIKDVKDMNDAREKMKRSELNGIIELPSDFGAIKNNGNHPIPTGTVNVIYSKGSEQTGGALVAVMNQITNNINNQMGQPEAPLKAVGKAIGDEQLKSFDYIFTGLLTFSLISMGIFGLANQMPAEKKRGSYRRLRAAPFTSGQLIISTAIHYTIISLLSLIMMVVAGTLIFHFNMRGDWALFVAISVLSAFMMVGIGLLIAGWSKNEDQSSALSNLISFPMMFLSGTFIPLYLFPEWLRSVAQFVPITPITDGFRLIMTEHASFMEVLPQFGIIAAWTFAVYFLAIKLFRWE
- a CDS encoding ABC transporter ATP-binding protein, whose translation is MELEPIIKVDKLVKTYDGDNVVDGVSFEVKKGEIFGILGPNGAGKTTTLEMLEALRPIDGGVATIDGIDVAKKPKDIKNIIGIQLQSTAFYDKLTLREQLKMFGSLYGRTVDTEALLAKVQLTEKAKNYVEQLSGGQKQRFAIASTLVNNPKVLFLDEPTTGLDPQARRNLWDLIKEIRDEGITILLTTHYMDEAELLCDRLAIMDSGKIITIDTPHNLIQQLLARGFKKEQVVEQANLEDVFIDLTGKAIRD
- a CDS encoding polysaccharide deacetylase family protein, which codes for MRIQRKKAKPKSKKLFIIIPFLILLFLAGLFGIYFLNQSHSRQTTAPSDEKYYFADSKYSGIRSKFVTRDNKREKVSIEYPITENEKINRLISESIDKIDRDFQNTVLLATVFDKPMTETISYQVTYNTSEALSIVVNIKQDMNGAHPASVTQFWTFDKKSGEVVSLTDFTEQSDEAAEAIISAAKNSISQTIKQRQQPEIDLNEIINKEALSNFIITNDGNALAWPLGQASLLPSSYGELTITVPISSVSKYLQNPTARKFANIPKPAEKPKPAPAAPTPIVANKTIALTFDDGPGPYTEKLLDILDKYDAKATFFLIGSKVSARANTLRRMQSRGHQLGNHSWSHPELNKISTEQLSSEIDQTNNAIKQAVGIKPNIIRPPYGAFNRTVLEQFRQRGMSSILWSVDTRDWADRNSEIVCSRAVAGAHNGAVILMHDIHQTSVNAVPCILDSLKQQGYSFVTVQNLIGNMTPGSVYP
- a CDS encoding DUF167 domain-containing protein, with amino-acid sequence MKISVHIKPNSRHREEVVKNDNDTLTVYVKAPAIEGRANAAAIKLLAKHFKVALSKVKLVRGATSKYKIFEID